One genomic segment of Pongo pygmaeus isolate AG05252 chromosome 19, NHGRI_mPonPyg2-v2.0_pri, whole genome shotgun sequence includes these proteins:
- the PSMD3 gene encoding 26S proteasome non-ATPase regulatory subunit 3 encodes MKQEGSARRRGADKAKPPPGGGEQEPPPPPAPQDVEMKEEAATGGGSAGEADGKTAAAAAEHSQRELDTVTLEDIKEHVKQLEKAVSGKEPRFVLRALRMLPSTSRRLNHCVLYKAVQGFFTSNNATRDFLLPFLEEPMDTEADLQFRPRTGKAASTPLLPEVEAYLQLLMVIFMMNSKRYKEAQKISDDLMQKISTQNRRALDLVAAKCYYYHARVYEFLDKLDVVRSFLHARLRTATLRHDADGQATLLNLLLRNYLHYSLYDQAEKLVSKSVFPEQANNNEWARYLYYTGRIKAIQLEYSEARRTMTNALRKAPQHTAVGFKQTVHKLLIVVELLLGEIPDRLQFRQPSLKRSLMPYFLLTQAVRTGNLAKFNQVLDQFGEKFQADGTYTLIIRLRHNVIKTGVRMISLSYSRISLADIAQKLQLDSPEDAEFIVAKAIRDGVIEASINHEKGYVQSKEMIDIYSTREPQLAFHQRISFCLDIHNMSVKAMRFPPKSYNKDLESAEERREREQQDLEFAKEMAEDDDDSFP; translated from the exons ATGAAGCAGGAGGGCTCGGCGCGGCGCCGCGGCGCGGACAAGGCGAAACCGCCGCCCGGCGGAGGAGAACAAGAACCCCCACCGCCGCCGGCCCCCCAGGATGTGGAGATGAAAGAGGAGGCAGCGACGGGTGGCGGATCAGCGGGGGAGGCAGACGGCAAGACGGCGGCGGCAGCGGCTGAGCACTCCCAGCGAGAGCTGGACACCGTCACCTTGGAGG ACATCAAGGAGCACGTGAAACAGCTAGAGAAAGCGGTTTCAGGCAAGGAGCCGAGATTCGTGCTGCGGGCCCTGCGGATGCTGCCTTCCACATCACGCCGCCTCAACCACTGTGTTCTGTATAAGGCTGTGCAGGGCTTCTTCACTTCAAATAATGCCACTCGAGACTTCTTGCTCcccttcctggaagag CCCATGGACACAGAGGCTGATTTACAGTTCCGTCCCCGCACAGGAAAAGCTGCATCGACACCGCTTCTGCCTGAAGTGGAAGCCTATCTCCAGCTCCTCATGGTCATCTTCATGATGAACAGCAAGCGCTACAAAGAG GCACAGAAGATCTCTGATGACCTGATGCAGAAGATCAGTACGCAGAACCGCCGGGCCCTAGACCTTGTAGCCGCAAAGTGTTACTATTATCACGCCCGGGTCTATGAGTTCCTGGACAAGCTGGATGTGGTGCGCAG CTTCTTGCATGCTCGGCTCCGGACAGCTACGCTTCGGCATGACGCAGACGGGCAGGCCACCCTGTTGAACCTCCTGCTGCGGAATTACCTACATTACAGCTTGTACGACCAGGCTGAGAAGCTGGTGTCCAAGTCTGTGTTCCCAGAGCAGGCCAACAACAATGAGTGGGCCAGGTACCTCTACTACACAG GGCGAATCAAAGCCATCCAGCTGGAGTACTCAGAGGCCCGGAGAACAATGACCAACGCCCTTCGCAAGGCCCCTCAGCACACAGCTGTCGGCTTCAAACAGACG GTGCACAAGCTTCTCATCGTGGTGGAGCTGTTGCTGGGGGAGATCCCTGACCGGCTGCAGTTCCGCCAGCCCTCCCTCAAGCGCTCACTCATGCCCTATTTCCTTCTGACTCAAG CTGTCAGGACAGGAAACCTAGCCAAGTTCAACCAGGTCCTGGATCAGTTTGGGGAGAAGTTTCAAGCAGATGGGACCTACACCCTAATTATCCGGCTGCGGCACAACGTGATTAAGACAG GTGTACGCATGATCAGCCTCTCCTATTCCCGAATCTCCTTGGCTGACATCGCCCAGAAGCTGCAGTTGGATAGCCCCGAAGATGCAGAGTTCATTGTTGCCAAG GCCATCCGGGATGGTGTCATTGAGGCCAGCATCAACCACGAGAAGGGCTATGTCCAATCCAAGGAGATGATTGACATCTATTCCACCCGAGAGCCCCAGCTAGCCTTCCACCAGCGCATCTCCTTCTGCCTAGATATTCACAACATGTCTGTCAAG GCCATGAGGTTTCCTCCCAAATCGTACAACAAGGACTTGGAGTCTGCAGAG GAACGGCGTGAGCGAGAACAGCAGGACTTGGAATTTGCCAAGGAGATGGCGGAAGATGATGATGACAGCTTCCCTTGA